In one window of Bradyrhizobium sp. AZCC 1721 DNA:
- a CDS encoding PilZ domain-containing protein has protein sequence MSFAQKKTTTVPSAEERRRFQRVKVHLLGRYMLPDRREFPCQIINMSPGGLALLAPGIGNVGDRVIAYLDHIGRVEGKITRIIDNGFAMTVGATARKRDKLAAQLTWLANRDILNLPEDRRHDRIVPRNPIALLTLEDGSKMTCRIIDLSLSGAAIAAENRPPLKSLVMLGKVQSRVVRNLEEGFALEFVHEQVAEALEDAVTAR, from the coding sequence ATGTCGTTTGCGCAAAAGAAAACTACCACTGTGCCGTCCGCGGAGGAGCGGCGGCGCTTTCAGCGCGTCAAGGTTCACTTGCTCGGCCGCTACATGCTGCCGGATCGCCGCGAATTTCCTTGCCAGATTATTAACATGTCACCGGGGGGACTGGCGCTGCTCGCGCCGGGCATCGGCAATGTCGGCGACCGCGTGATCGCCTATCTCGACCATATCGGCCGGGTCGAGGGCAAAATCACCCGCATCATCGACAACGGCTTTGCCATGACGGTCGGCGCCACCGCGCGCAAGCGCGACAAGCTCGCCGCCCAGCTCACCTGGCTCGCCAACCGCGATATCCTCAATCTGCCCGAAGACCGCCGCCACGACCGCATCGTGCCGCGCAACCCGATCGCGCTACTGACCCTCGAGGACGGCAGCAAGATGACTTGCCGCATCATCGACCTGTCACTGTCGGGCGCGGCGATCGCCGCGGAGAACCGCCCGCCGCTGAAGTCGCTGGTCATGCTCGGCAAGGTGCAGTCCCGCGTGGTGCGAAACCTCGAAGAAGGCTTTGCGCTCGAGTTCGTCCACGAGCAAGTCGCCGAGGCGCTCGAAGACGCGGTTACCGCGCGGTAA
- a CDS encoding putative bifunctional diguanylate cyclase/phosphodiesterase: protein MVAANRSSKKSSEKFNTEMFADVPVLKRKWQAALRPGEKLPRYEDVMLGSLGRLADHVVLLRNDNDTLSVSHTGRYVQQWLNDDRWDISLSALPPDCATALGEAASNALQNCRPYLATAHCVRDGLVRTYDVLALPTLSRWGGTLIGTYVNERDAQFNLLDTIFSATDEGVLSLAAVRDADGQPSDFQIVHLNQGAARLLRQPSTELLWRRLAAGGNLLCAPEVTERLRDIVVSGNGDQIEIDGEDRCLRLGVTAFGDMLSLTVSDVTALKRREVSFRLLFDNNPMPMWVFDAETTRFLNVNDAAVRHYGYPRETFLQMQLRQIWPEDEWASHSQALRQLGDIYNSSRDWRHLKADGSEIHVLTFGRRVAFDGHDGYLVAAVDITERRAAEARIAHMAHHDGLTNLPNRDFYQERLRRALERAASGNRRVAVLCVDLDLFKNVNDSFGHPMGDRLLKAVAERLKSEVRGDNLVARLGGDEFAIVMVSEVSPNEVSDFADRLIGVLSAPYDLDGIEVVIGASVGIALSPGDGASCEELMRNADMALYRAKSDGGNVHRFFEREMDRQAQKRRDMERDLRRAFASGEFELHYQPLVDIAANRISGFESLLRWRSPEKGMISPADFIPVAEDIGLIVALGEWVLREACSEAANWPEDIKVAVNLSPVQFRSRNLVQAVISALAHSGLSPRRLELEITESVFLAETEANLAILHQLRELGVSISMDDFGTGYSSLSYLRSFPFDKIKIDRSFVKDLAQRTDCVAIVRAISGLGRSLNITTTAEGVETMDQLDWLRAEGCNEVQGFLFSAAKPASELEALLSDFGARASRAA, encoded by the coding sequence ATGGTTGCGGCCAACAGATCATCGAAAAAGTCGTCAGAAAAATTCAACACCGAGATGTTCGCCGACGTCCCGGTCCTGAAGCGCAAATGGCAGGCTGCATTGCGTCCGGGCGAGAAGCTGCCACGCTATGAAGACGTCATGCTCGGCAGCCTCGGCCGGCTGGCGGATCACGTCGTGCTGCTTCGGAACGACAACGACACGCTTTCCGTCTCGCACACCGGCCGCTACGTCCAGCAATGGCTGAATGATGATCGCTGGGACATTTCCTTAAGTGCATTGCCGCCGGATTGCGCGACCGCGCTCGGCGAGGCGGCATCCAACGCGCTGCAGAACTGCCGCCCGTACCTCGCCACGGCGCATTGCGTGCGCGACGGTCTGGTTAGGACCTATGATGTGCTGGCGCTCCCGACGTTGTCGCGCTGGGGCGGTACCCTGATCGGGACCTATGTCAACGAGCGCGATGCGCAATTCAATCTGCTGGACACGATCTTCTCAGCGACCGACGAGGGCGTGCTATCGCTGGCGGCTGTTCGCGATGCGGACGGGCAGCCGTCCGATTTCCAGATCGTCCATCTTAATCAGGGCGCCGCGCGACTGCTGCGGCAGCCGTCGACGGAGTTGTTATGGCGACGGCTTGCCGCGGGCGGAAACCTGTTATGCGCGCCGGAGGTGACCGAGCGTCTGCGCGACATCGTCGTCAGCGGCAATGGCGATCAGATCGAAATCGATGGTGAGGACCGCTGCCTGCGACTGGGCGTGACGGCGTTCGGCGACATGCTTTCGTTGACGGTCTCCGACGTCACGGCGCTGAAGCGACGCGAGGTTTCGTTCCGCCTGCTGTTTGACAACAATCCGATGCCGATGTGGGTGTTTGACGCCGAAACGACCCGGTTCTTGAATGTCAACGACGCGGCCGTGCGCCATTACGGCTACCCGCGCGAGACGTTCCTGCAGATGCAGCTTCGCCAGATCTGGCCGGAGGACGAATGGGCCAGCCACAGCCAGGCGCTGCGGCAGCTCGGCGACATCTACAATTCGAGCCGCGACTGGCGGCATCTCAAGGCCGACGGCAGCGAAATCCACGTGCTGACGTTCGGACGGCGCGTCGCCTTCGACGGACACGACGGCTATCTGGTGGCCGCGGTTGATATTACAGAGCGCCGCGCGGCGGAGGCGCGGATCGCCCACATGGCCCATCACGACGGCCTGACCAACCTGCCGAACCGCGACTTCTATCAGGAGCGCCTCCGCCGGGCGCTCGAACGGGCGGCGTCCGGCAACAGGCGCGTGGCGGTGCTGTGCGTCGATCTCGACCTGTTCAAGAACGTCAACGATTCATTCGGCCATCCAATGGGCGATCGTCTGTTGAAGGCGGTAGCCGAGCGGCTGAAGTCCGAGGTTCGTGGCGACAATCTCGTCGCCCGGCTCGGCGGCGACGAGTTCGCCATCGTGATGGTCTCGGAGGTGTCGCCGAACGAGGTGAGCGACTTTGCCGACCGACTGATCGGTGTGTTGAGCGCGCCCTACGACCTCGATGGTATCGAGGTCGTCATCGGTGCCAGCGTCGGCATCGCGCTGTCGCCCGGCGATGGTGCAAGCTGCGAGGAATTGATGCGCAACGCCGACATGGCGCTCTATCGGGCGAAATCGGATGGCGGCAACGTTCATCGCTTCTTCGAGCGCGAGATGGACCGCCAGGCACAGAAGCGCCGCGACATGGAGCGCGACCTGCGTCGCGCCTTCGCGAGCGGCGAATTCGAACTGCACTATCAGCCGCTGGTGGATATTGCCGCCAACCGTATCAGCGGTTTCGAATCGCTGTTGCGCTGGCGCAGTCCGGAAAAGGGCATGATCTCGCCGGCCGATTTCATTCCGGTCGCCGAAGATATCGGATTGATCGTGGCGCTGGGCGAGTGGGTGCTGCGCGAGGCCTGTTCCGAAGCTGCGAACTGGCCGGAAGACATCAAGGTCGCCGTCAACCTGTCGCCGGTCCAGTTCCGCAGCCGCAACCTGGTTCAGGCGGTGATTTCGGCGCTGGCGCATTCAGGTCTGTCGCCGCGGCGGCTCGAACTCGAAATCACCGAGTCGGTCTTTTTGGCCGAGACCGAAGCCAATCTTGCGATCCTGCATCAGCTTCGCGAGCTCGGCGTCAGCATATCCATGGACGATTTCGGCACCGGTTATTCGAGCCTGAGCTACTTGCGGAGTTTTCCATTCGACAAGATCAAGATTGATCGCTCATTCGTGAAAGACCTCGCCCAGCGGACCGACTGTGTCGCGATCGTACGCGCAATCTCCGGCCTCGGGCGCAGCTTGAACATCACGACGACAGCGGAAGGCGTCGAGACCATGGACCAGCTCGACTGGCTGCGCGCCGAAGGCTGCAACGAGGTGCAGGGTTTTCTGTTCAGCGCGGCGAAGCCGGCATCCGAGCTCGAGGCATTGCTGTCCGATTTTGGCGCCCGCGCCTCGAGGGCTGCCTAG
- a CDS encoding enoyl-CoA hydratase-related protein has product MPGVKRERDGNVHVLILDEPDTLNAMTPALLGDLAVAIGEANDDSQVRALVLTGAGRGFCSGQNLKAAEILGDDIAAGVMKYYWPAFKALRECRVPVVVAVNGVAAGGGFSLAMAGDMIVAARSARFIQVFSRIALVPDLGSTWLLPRLVGRQRALELMMTNEPLSADLAKEWGLVREVFDDAALRDGALELARRLADGPTRALVATRRLIDESEHASYADQFRREIETQAEIRLSADAVEGRKAFLEKRAAVFTGR; this is encoded by the coding sequence ATGCCCGGAGTGAAGCGAGAGCGCGATGGCAACGTCCACGTGCTGATACTGGACGAGCCCGACACCCTGAACGCGATGACGCCCGCTCTCCTGGGGGACCTCGCCGTTGCCATTGGTGAAGCCAACGATGATTCGCAGGTGAGGGCGTTGGTGCTGACGGGCGCCGGGCGCGGCTTCTGCTCGGGCCAGAACCTCAAGGCGGCGGAAATCCTGGGCGACGACATCGCGGCCGGCGTGATGAAATATTACTGGCCGGCGTTCAAGGCGCTACGCGAATGCCGCGTGCCGGTCGTGGTCGCGGTCAACGGCGTGGCGGCGGGCGGCGGATTCAGCCTTGCGATGGCGGGCGACATGATTGTTGCCGCACGTTCAGCTCGCTTCATTCAGGTGTTCAGCCGCATCGCGCTGGTCCCTGATCTCGGTTCGACCTGGCTGTTGCCGCGCCTCGTCGGCCGGCAACGTGCGCTCGAATTGATGATGACCAACGAGCCGCTGTCTGCCGACCTGGCAAAGGAATGGGGATTGGTCCGCGAAGTGTTCGACGATGCGGCGCTTCGTGACGGGGCGCTTGAGCTGGCGCGCCGGCTCGCTGATGGCCCGACGCGGGCGCTGGTCGCGACGCGCCGCCTGATCGACGAGAGCGAACACGCCAGCTATGCCGACCAGTTCCGCCGCGAGATCGAAACGCAGGCGGAAATTCGCCTGAGCGCGGACGCGGTGGAAGGGCGCAAGGCCTTCCTCGAGAAACGTGCGGCGGTGTTTACCGGACGCTGA
- a CDS encoding transporter substrate-binding domain-containing protein, whose product MLFKRLMLAAAIATAAVATQAHADALDSIMKSKVIKIAVPQDFAPFGSAGLDLKPQGYDIDMANLIGKELGVKTEIIPVTSANRIPYLQTNKADLVISSLGKNEEREKVIDFSIAYAPFFSGVFGTKAIAVTSAADLKGKTIGATRGAIEEQALTASAPDATVKRFEDNNATIAAFVSGQVDLIATGNTVAAAIAEKVPARAPTLKFVIKDSPCYVGLNKNEPALLAKVNEIITKAKASGEIGKLSEKWLKAPLPPGF is encoded by the coding sequence ATGCTGTTCAAGAGATTGATGCTTGCCGCTGCAATTGCCACTGCCGCGGTGGCGACGCAGGCCCATGCCGACGCTCTCGATTCGATCATGAAGTCCAAGGTGATCAAGATCGCTGTGCCGCAGGATTTTGCGCCGTTCGGCTCCGCCGGGCTCGATCTCAAGCCGCAGGGCTACGACATCGACATGGCCAATCTGATCGGCAAGGAACTCGGGGTGAAGACCGAAATCATTCCGGTGACCAGCGCTAACCGCATTCCCTATTTGCAGACCAACAAGGCCGACCTGGTGATTTCCAGCCTCGGCAAGAACGAGGAGCGCGAAAAGGTCATCGACTTCTCGATCGCCTATGCTCCGTTCTTCTCCGGCGTGTTCGGTACCAAGGCGATCGCAGTGACGAGCGCAGCCGACCTCAAGGGCAAGACCATCGGCGCCACCCGCGGCGCGATCGAGGAGCAGGCGCTGACCGCCTCGGCGCCGGATGCGACCGTCAAGCGTTTCGAGGACAACAACGCGACCATCGCGGCCTTCGTGTCCGGCCAGGTCGACCTGATTGCCACCGGCAACACGGTCGCGGCTGCGATCGCCGAGAAGGTCCCTGCCCGCGCACCGACGCTGAAATTCGTGATCAAGGACAGCCCCTGCTACGTCGGGCTCAACAAGAACGAGCCGGCGCTGCTCGCCAAGGTCAACGAGATCATCACCAAGGCGAAAGCATCGGGCGAGATCGGAAAACTGTCGGAGAAGTGGCTGAAGGCACCGCTGCCCCCCGGCTTCTAG
- a CDS encoding amino acid ABC transporter ATP-binding protein, whose translation MSLVSIRDVRKSFGPNEVLKGVSLDIAKGDVVAIIGRSGSGKSTLLRCINGLETYQSGSIVADGIEVAGANTNLRELRRHVGMVFQQFNLFPHLTAAENVMLAPTVVNKVSKAEARATAAEVLAKVGLSEKMDAYPSELSGGQQQRVAIARSLAMRPKVLLCDEITSALDPELVNEVLRVVEQLAREGMTLILVTHEMRFARDVGTKLVFMHHGKVHEEGVPKEVFSAPRTPELQQFVGQVG comes from the coding sequence ATGTCGCTCGTTAGCATCCGTGACGTCAGGAAGAGTTTTGGCCCGAATGAGGTGCTGAAAGGCGTCTCGCTCGACATCGCCAAGGGCGACGTGGTGGCGATCATCGGGCGCTCCGGCTCCGGCAAGAGCACCCTGCTCCGCTGCATCAACGGCCTGGAGACCTATCAATCCGGCAGCATCGTCGCTGATGGCATCGAGGTCGCCGGCGCCAACACCAACCTGCGCGAACTGCGCCGCCATGTCGGCATGGTGTTCCAGCAGTTCAATCTGTTTCCGCACCTGACGGCCGCCGAGAACGTGATGCTGGCGCCCACCGTCGTCAATAAGGTATCGAAGGCCGAAGCGCGCGCCACCGCCGCCGAGGTGCTGGCGAAGGTGGGATTGTCGGAAAAGATGGACGCCTATCCGAGCGAGCTTTCCGGCGGCCAGCAGCAGCGCGTCGCGATCGCGCGATCGCTGGCGATGCGGCCGAAGGTGTTGCTGTGCGATGAGATCACATCCGCCCTCGACCCCGAACTGGTCAACGAGGTGCTGCGCGTAGTCGAGCAATTGGCGCGCGAGGGTATGACGCTCATTCTGGTGACGCACGAGATGCGCTTCGCCCGCGACGTCGGCACCAAGCTCGTCTTCATGCATCACGGCAAGGTGCATGAGGAAGGCGTGCCGAAAGAGGTCTTCTCCGCCCCGCGAACCCCGGAACTGCAGCAGTTCGTCGGCCAGGTCGGTTGA
- a CDS encoding patatin-like phospholipase family protein — MLDSWMGRGQKGSGADDKVGLGSIRRPVIGLALGGGAARGFAHIGIVRTLVAHGIMPNVVVGTSIGAVVGGAFAAGHLDTLEEWARSLQPRTVLSYLDIRLNGSGLIGGAKLAAQLEAALGQSLIEDLPVKFATVATEVRTGHEIWLTHGPMVDAMRASYALPGIFSPILVGDRWLVDGALVNPVPVSAARALGAEIVIAANLSSDVFAHATTIYSHGQTAGVSVSVMPEALPEPGPRKRGIGKFFSAERTMKREFFGGGGRPGISSVMVDAFNIMQDRITRARLAGDPPDLLISPRVGKIGWFDFHRADDLIAHGVKAAERAIDSIQEAIHILAPPQIEAEKALEKPDKE; from the coding sequence GTGTTGGATAGCTGGATGGGCCGCGGCCAAAAAGGCTCCGGTGCCGACGACAAGGTAGGGCTCGGCAGTATCCGCCGGCCGGTGATCGGACTGGCGCTGGGTGGCGGCGCCGCACGCGGCTTTGCCCATATCGGCATCGTCCGGACGCTGGTGGCTCACGGAATCATGCCCAACGTCGTGGTGGGAACCTCGATCGGGGCCGTAGTCGGCGGCGCTTTTGCTGCCGGACATCTCGACACGCTGGAAGAATGGGCACGCAGCCTGCAGCCGCGAACGGTCCTCTCCTATCTCGATATCCGCCTGAACGGTTCGGGCCTGATCGGCGGCGCCAAGCTTGCGGCCCAATTGGAGGCGGCGCTCGGCCAAAGCCTGATCGAGGATCTGCCGGTGAAATTTGCCACCGTCGCGACCGAAGTGCGCACCGGCCACGAAATCTGGCTGACCCATGGCCCAATGGTGGACGCGATGCGTGCCTCCTACGCGCTGCCGGGAATATTCTCGCCGATCCTGGTTGGCGACCGCTGGCTGGTTGACGGTGCCCTGGTCAATCCGGTGCCGGTGTCGGCGGCGCGCGCGCTCGGCGCGGAAATCGTGATCGCTGCCAATCTCTCCAGCGATGTCTTCGCGCACGCCACGACGATCTATTCCCACGGCCAGACGGCTGGCGTTTCGGTATCGGTGATGCCGGAAGCGCTGCCCGAACCCGGGCCGCGCAAACGCGGCATCGGAAAGTTCTTCTCCGCCGAGCGCACGATGAAGCGTGAATTCTTCGGTGGCGGGGGACGGCCGGGCATCTCCTCGGTCATGGTCGATGCTTTCAACATCATGCAGGACCGCATCACCCGCGCTCGGCTTGCCGGCGATCCGCCGGACCTCCTGATCTCGCCCCGCGTCGGCAAGATCGGCTGGTTCGATTTTCATCGCGCTGACGATCTGATCGCCCACGGCGTGAAAGCGGCCGAGCGGGCGATCGATTCGATCCAGGAGGCGATCCATATCCTCGCGCCGCCGCAGATCGAAGCCGAGAAGGCGCTCGAAAAGCCTGACAAGGAATAG
- a CDS encoding transglutaminase-like cysteine peptidase, whose protein sequence is MLFRGQGKGLAVIAVLIGMNASMSVSAKAGDALYASLGDTARSPIGWVEFCAENVGECRGGASQPRDIVMSQTAWRDLLRVNKWVNETVKPITDMDHWGVIEKWSLPTDGYGDCEDYVLLKRKMLIDAGWPREALLITVVRDKKGEGHAVLTVKTDKGEFVLDNQNENVLAWTETGYRFVKRQSQSDANVWVSLGDSRPAVATASSRDR, encoded by the coding sequence ATGTTGTTCAGGGGACAGGGGAAGGGACTGGCGGTGATCGCCGTCCTGATAGGGATGAACGCTTCGATGAGCGTCTCGGCGAAAGCCGGCGACGCGCTCTATGCCAGCCTGGGCGATACCGCGCGTTCGCCGATCGGCTGGGTCGAATTCTGCGCTGAAAACGTGGGCGAGTGCCGCGGCGGCGCTTCACAGCCGCGCGACATCGTGATGTCGCAGACGGCGTGGCGGGATCTGCTGCGGGTCAACAAGTGGGTCAACGAGACCGTCAAGCCGATCACCGACATGGATCATTGGGGCGTGATCGAGAAATGGTCGTTGCCGACGGACGGTTACGGTGACTGCGAGGACTATGTGCTTCTGAAGCGCAAGATGTTGATCGACGCCGGATGGCCGCGCGAGGCGCTGCTGATCACGGTGGTGCGCGACAAGAAGGGCGAAGGCCACGCAGTGCTGACGGTGAAGACCGACAAGGGTGAGTTCGTTCTCGACAACCAGAACGAAAACGTCCTGGCCTGGACCGAGACCGGCTACCGCTTCGTCAAGCGTCAGTCGCAGAGCGACGCGAACGTATGGGTCTCGCTCGGTGACAGCCGCCCGGCGGTCGCCACTGCCTCGTCACGCGATCGATAA
- a CDS encoding rhomboid family intramembrane serine protease gives MESQSYSSPVGPPDAPHEPILTLPGALTAYIALIAAIHLRVLLPVELENWTIDVFGFIPKRYDSTLLNINITFPGGAGAKIWTFVTYSLLHANLSHIGFNLLWLLPFGSALARRFGAVRFFVFMAVTAAAGALAHLVTHEHTIAPMIGASASVSGAMAAAIRFAFVRGSFLSFHRGDADAAAKVPALSLSRALRNARVLGFLAVWFGVNIIFGLGSISIGAEGASVAWQAHIGGFLAGLMLFSLFDPVPRATPHAADASWPDESGRV, from the coding sequence TTGGAATCCCAGTCTTACTCATCCCCGGTCGGGCCGCCGGACGCCCCGCACGAGCCGATCTTGACGCTACCAGGCGCGCTCACGGCCTATATCGCGCTGATCGCTGCGATTCATTTGCGGGTGCTGCTGCCGGTTGAACTGGAGAACTGGACCATCGACGTCTTCGGCTTCATTCCGAAGCGCTACGATTCCACCTTACTCAACATCAACATCACCTTTCCCGGCGGGGCCGGCGCCAAGATATGGACCTTCGTCACCTATTCGCTGCTGCATGCCAATCTCAGCCATATCGGGTTCAACCTGTTGTGGCTGTTGCCGTTCGGTAGCGCGCTGGCGCGCCGGTTCGGTGCCGTCAGGTTCTTCGTCTTCATGGCGGTGACGGCCGCGGCGGGCGCCCTGGCGCATCTCGTCACCCATGAACACACGATCGCGCCAATGATCGGCGCCTCGGCCTCGGTATCCGGCGCGATGGCCGCCGCCATCCGCTTTGCCTTCGTGCGGGGAAGTTTTCTTTCGTTCCACCGGGGCGATGCGGACGCCGCCGCGAAGGTTCCGGCGTTGTCGCTTTCCCGGGCGTTGCGCAACGCGCGCGTGCTCGGATTTCTGGCGGTGTGGTTCGGCGTCAACATCATCTTCGGCCTTGGGTCGATTTCGATCGGCGCCGAAGGCGCCAGCGTTGCCTGGCAGGCGCATATCGGCGGATTTCTCGCCGGCTTGATGCTGTTTTCGCTGTTCGATCCGGTACCGCGTGCGACGCCGCATGCCGCGGATGCTTCATGGCCGGACGAGTCTGGCCGCGTCTGA
- a CDS encoding PAS domain-containing protein, giving the protein MKHPSSREFFAYWDAKRGDARAPDRSEIEPGAVRELLGDIFVLSYDNEAGYPFRVAGTRVCALLGRDMKDTSFSALFTPDSRREIEDIISYIAEEMLAAIAGITATSQDGTTAHLELLLLPFNNRAHAPISLTGLLAPFESDLGTIRDFKVTSWRYLHRPQKFVPRALRKLAIARGFMVYEGLR; this is encoded by the coding sequence ATGAAACACCCATCGAGCCGCGAGTTCTTCGCCTATTGGGACGCGAAACGCGGCGACGCGCGGGCACCGGACCGTAGCGAGATCGAACCCGGCGCGGTGCGCGAGCTGCTCGGCGACATCTTCGTGCTGTCCTATGACAACGAGGCCGGCTATCCGTTTCGTGTCGCCGGAACACGGGTCTGCGCCCTGCTCGGCCGCGACATGAAGGACACGAGTTTCTCGGCGCTGTTCACTCCGGACAGCCGCCGCGAGATCGAGGACATCATCAGCTACATCGCCGAAGAAATGCTGGCGGCCATTGCCGGCATCACCGCGACTTCGCAAGATGGTACGACGGCGCATCTGGAGTTGCTGCTACTGCCATTCAACAACCGCGCGCATGCGCCGATCAGCCTGACCGGATTGCTGGCGCCGTTCGAAAGCGATCTCGGCACGATCAGGGATTTCAAGGTGACGTCGTGGCGCTATCTGCATCGGCCGCAAAAATTCGTCCCGCGCGCCTTGCGCAAGCTCGCGATCGCGCGCGGCTTCATGGTGTATGAGGGCCTGCGGTAG
- a CDS encoding amino acid ABC transporter permease, with translation MSYKLQFAELLPYWNVLLYGLAFTIVLTIVSTVVGIAVGTAGAAARTFGPGWLGRIVAVYVELIRNTPFIVQLFFIFFGLPALGLKLSETTAAFLAMVINLGAYSTEIIRAGIEAVPKGHIEAGLSLAMSKWEVLRHIVLNQAFRKIYPALSSQIIIVMLGSAVVSQISAEDLTYAANYIASRNFRNFEVYLFVALAYLLLAMLTRSLLRALGRVIFKAR, from the coding sequence GTGTCTTACAAGCTGCAATTCGCCGAGCTGCTTCCCTACTGGAACGTGCTTCTGTACGGGCTGGCCTTCACGATCGTACTGACTATCGTGTCGACGGTCGTCGGCATCGCGGTCGGCACCGCGGGCGCCGCGGCGCGCACCTTCGGGCCCGGCTGGCTGGGCCGTATCGTCGCTGTGTACGTGGAATTGATCCGCAACACGCCGTTCATCGTGCAGTTGTTCTTCATCTTCTTCGGCCTGCCGGCGCTCGGGCTGAAACTCAGCGAGACCACCGCCGCCTTCCTCGCCATGGTGATCAATCTCGGCGCCTACTCGACCGAGATCATCCGCGCCGGCATCGAGGCGGTTCCGAAAGGCCATATCGAGGCCGGCCTGAGCCTTGCGATGAGCAAATGGGAGGTGCTGCGCCACATCGTGCTGAACCAGGCGTTCCGAAAAATCTATCCGGCGCTGTCGTCGCAGATCATCATCGTGATGCTTGGCTCGGCGGTGGTGTCGCAGATCTCGGCGGAAGACCTCACCTATGCCGCGAACTACATCGCCTCGCGAAACTTCCGCAACTTCGAAGTCTACCTGTTCGTTGCGCTGGCCTACCTCCTGCTGGCGATGCTGACGCGCTCGCTCTTGCGGGCGCTCGGCCGCGTCATCTTCAAGGCGAGGTGA
- a CDS encoding CBS domain-containing protein: MTVRSILDTKGHQITSIEPDAKLSAAIKILGERKIGAVLVMNQGRVEGILSERDIVRVLGERGARVLEEPVSEVMTSKVVSCRQSDTVAGIMEMMTLGKFRHLPVIEDGKVVGLISIGDIVKRRVQEYEAEQEALRDYIKTA; encoded by the coding sequence ATGACGGTACGTTCAATTCTCGACACCAAGGGCCATCAGATCACGAGCATCGAGCCGGATGCCAAGCTTTCGGCCGCGATCAAGATCCTTGGCGAACGCAAGATCGGCGCCGTGCTGGTGATGAACCAGGGACGTGTGGAGGGGATCCTTTCGGAGCGCGACATTGTCCGCGTGTTGGGCGAGCGCGGCGCCAGAGTGCTCGAGGAGCCGGTCAGCGAGGTCATGACGAGCAAGGTCGTGAGTTGCCGGCAGTCCGACACCGTCGCGGGGATCATGGAAATGATGACGCTCGGTAAGTTCAGGCATCTGCCCGTTATCGAGGACGGCAAGGTGGTTGGCCTGATATCGATCGGTGACATCGTCAAGCGCCGTGTCCAGGAATATGAGGCCGAGCAGGAAGCGCTGCGCGACTACATCAAGACGGCGTGA
- a CDS encoding amino acid ABC transporter permease, producing the protein MLQFSFWDILSNLLIATQWTIVLSLIAFFCGGIVGLVLLFMRTSRIAPLEWFTKIYIEFFQGTPLLMQLFLFFFGIALFGVEVSPWMAATLALTFWTSAFLTEIWRGCVEAIPKGQWEASSSLALSYIEQMRYVILPQASRIAVAPTVGFSVQVIKGTALASIIGFVELTKAGTMLNNATFRPFLVYSLVALIYFCLCFPLSWWAKKIEGRLNVAR; encoded by the coding sequence ATGCTGCAGTTCAGCTTCTGGGACATCCTCTCCAACCTCTTGATCGCCACGCAATGGACCATCGTGCTGTCGCTGATCGCCTTTTTCTGCGGCGGCATCGTCGGACTGGTGCTGCTGTTCATGCGCACCTCGCGGATCGCGCCGCTGGAATGGTTCACCAAGATCTACATCGAGTTTTTCCAGGGCACGCCGCTATTGATGCAGTTGTTCCTGTTCTTCTTCGGCATCGCGCTGTTTGGCGTCGAGGTTTCGCCGTGGATGGCCGCGACGCTGGCGCTGACGTTCTGGACCAGCGCGTTCCTGACCGAGATCTGGCGCGGCTGCGTCGAAGCGATCCCGAAGGGCCAATGGGAGGCTTCCTCCAGCCTCGCCCTTAGCTACATCGAACAGATGCGCTACGTCATCCTGCCACAGGCCTCGCGCATCGCGGTGGCGCCGACGGTCGGGTTTTCGGTACAGGTGATCAAGGGCACCGCGCTCGCTTCGATCATCGGTTTCGTCGAACTGACCAAGGCCGGCACCATGCTCAACAACGCGACCTTCCGCCCGTTCCTGGTCTACTCGCTGGTCGCGCTGATCTATTTCTGTCTGTGTTTCCCGCTGTCCTGGTGGGCGAAGAAAATCGAAGGCCGCCTCAATGTCGCTCGTTAG